Proteins co-encoded in one Sebastes umbrosus isolate fSebUmb1 chromosome 20, fSebUmb1.pri, whole genome shotgun sequence genomic window:
- the LOC119479629 gene encoding speckle-type POZ protein, which yields MSRVPSPPPPAEMSSGPVAESWCYTQIKVVKFSYMWTINNFSFCREEMGEVIKSSTFSSGANDKLKWCLRVNPKGLDEESKDYLSLYLLLVSCPKAEVRAKFKFSILNAKGEETKAMESQRAYRFVQGKDWGFKKFIRRDFLLDEANGLLPDDKLTLFCEVSVVQDSVNISGQNTMNMVKVPDCRLADELGGLWENSRFTDCSLCVAGQEFQAHKAILAARSPVFSAMFEHEMEESKKNRVEINDVEPEVFKEMMCFIYTDKAPNLDKMADDLLAAADKYALERLKVMCEDALCTSLSVENAAEILILADLHSADQLKTQAVDFINYHAAEVMETAGWKSMVASHPHLVAEAYRSLASAQCPFLGPPRKRLKQS from the exons ATGTCAAGAGTCCCGAGTCCCCCTCCCCCTGCGGAAATGTCCAGCGGGCCCGTGGCCGAGAGCTGGTGTTACACACAG ATCAAAGTGGTGAAGTTCTCTTACATGTGGACCATCAACAACTTCAGCTTCTGTCGTGAGGAGATGGGCGAGGTCATCAAGagctccaccttctcttctGGGGCCAATGACAAGCTGAAATG GTGTTTGCGAGTTAATCCTAAAGGCCTGGATGAGGAGAGCAAAgactacctgtctctctacctgctGCTGGTCAGCTGTCCGAAGGCCGAGGTGCGCGCCAAGTTCAAATTCTCCATCCTCAACGCCAAGGGAGAGGAGACCAAAGCCATGG AAAGCCAGAGAGCGTATCGCTTTGTCCAGGGGAAAGACTGGGGCTTTAAAAAGTTCATCCGAAGAGACTTCCTCCTAGATGAGGCCAACGGTCTTCTACCTGACGACAAGCTCACGCTCTTCTGCGAG GTGAGTGTGGTGCAGGACTCGGTCAACATATCCGGGCAGAACACCATGAACATGGTGAAGGTGCCTGACTGCCGGCTAGCAGATGAGCTGGGGGGCCTGTGGGAGAACTCGCGCTTCACAGACTGCTCCCTGTGTGTGGCTGGACAGGAGTTTCAGGCCCACAAAGCCATCCTGGCAG CACGTTCCCCTGTATTCAGCGCCATGTTTGAGCACGAGATGGAAGAGAGCAAAAAG AACCGTGTGGAGATCAACGATGTGGAGCCGGAGGTTTTCAAAGAGATGATGTGCTTCATTTACACAGACAAGGCTCCCAACCTGGACAAGATGGCTGATGACTTGCTGGCTGCAGCTGACAAA tATGCTCTGGAGAGACTGAAGGTCATGTGCGAGGACGCGTTGTGCACAAGTCTGTCTGTGGAAAATGCTGCTGAGATCCTCATCCTGGCTGACCTGCACAGCGCCGACCAGCTCAAAACACAGGCTGTCGACTTCATCAACTA CCATGCTGCTGAGGTGATGGAGACAGCAGGTTGGAAGTCCATGGTGGCGTCTCATCCACACCTGGTGGCCGAAGCGTACCGCTCCCTGGCTTCAGCCCAGTGCCCTTTCCTCGGACCCCCGCGCAAGCGCCTCAAACAATCTTAA
- the LOC119479567 gene encoding neurexophilin-1-like: MEMYARQCFVWILLEGTFCLLVLGQHHANFAFSKRASPELNRSQDPSSQKDWALQTGSLIPNTKLPISPFIPLSKQGLLEILGANSQSHSNPSLKIKLRPIMKVHGTSKFSRTFNWGDFYSNIKTVKLNLLIMGKIVDHRNGSLGVYFRHNSTGVGNVSVSLVPPMKEVEFDLERQSVVNPKDSKTFNCRVDYERTERNKKVMLCNYDPSKTCAQEQTQSHVTWMCSKPFQVICIYVSFYSTDYRLVQKVCPDYSYQNPGAYLPTG, translated from the coding sequence TTGGTTCTTGGGCAACATCATGCCAACTTCGCCTTCAGCAAGAGAGCATCACCTGAACTCAACAGAAGCCAAGACCCTTCTTCACAGAAAGACTGGGCGCTCCAAACTGGGAGTTTGATTCCAAACACCAAACTACCCATCAGTCCTTTTATTCCTCTTTCAAAGCAGGGACTTCTGGAAATACTTGGAGCAAACTCCCAGTCACACTCCAACCCGTCCTTAAAGATAAAGCTTCGTCCCATTATGAAAGTTCATGGAACATCTAAATTCTCCAGGACGTTCAACTGGGGGGACTTTTACTCAAACATCAAAACCGTCAAACTGAATTTGCTGATAATGGGTAAGATCGTGGATCACAGGAACGGCTCTCTCGGAGTCTACTTCCGCCATAACTCCACAGGTGTGGGCAACGTGTCCGTCAGCCTCGTCCCACCGATGAAAGAGGTGGAGTTTGATCTGGAGCGCCAAAGCGTGGTCAACCCCAAAGACTCAAAGACCTTCAACTGCAGGGTGGACTATGAGAGGACGGAACGCAACAAAAAGGTGATGCTGTGCAACTATGACCCATCCAAGACGTGTGCTCAGGAGCAGACTCAGAGCCACGTCACCTGGATGTGCTCCAAACCTTTCCAGGTCATCTGCATCTACGTGTCTTTCTACAGCACTGACTACAGACTGGTTCAAAAAGTGTGTCCAGACTACAGCTACCAGAATCCAGGAGCCTACCTGCCCACAGGTTAA